One genomic region from Homalodisca vitripennis isolate AUS2020 chromosome 6, UT_GWSS_2.1, whole genome shotgun sequence encodes:
- the LOC124364262 gene encoding zinc finger protein 420-like, with product MSGINLLEIKNEVENEITECNYEYTHKEITVLEHDHKYDSPPSSADVELISDTRPRASNSISENKSDTMKKWNDEYLFRSETVLKVENESDSSSLESDVISEKSRSIGNLILLPENKSNIWKKRNWQQKACLKKKKRNQCPVCSRIVFNLRIHMLIHTGEKPYVCKLCSESFIQPNALKRHMFKHSGENPHKCCVCDKQFIKLYRLENHLKTHSAKRPFECNTCGKLFNRLDDLKKHTLIQFKQRIKCTKSRRSFKSESSLSVHSKTHNLSSKRYFVCATCNQCYFSKSTLEVHIRYMHAEGSKDGIATFNATLKRCQQ from the coding sequence ATGAGTggtattaatttattagaaattaaaaatgaagtagaaaatgaaattacagaGTGTAATTATGAGTACACACATAAAGAAATAACAGTTTTAGAACAtgatcataaatatgattctccTCCCTCGTCAGCAGATGTAGAGCTTATTTCAGACACTCGTCCAAGAGCGAGTAATTCAATTTCGGAAAATAAGTCAGATACAATGAAAAAGTGGAATGATGAGTACCTCTTTAGATCCGAAACAGTCTTGAAAGTTGAAAACGAAAGTGATTCTTCTTCCTTAGAAAGTGACGTTATTTCAGAAAAATCACGTAGTataggaaatttgattttattaccagaaaacaaatcaaatatatgGAAGAAACGAAACTGGCAACAAAAAGcctgtttgaaaaagaaaaaaagaaatcaatGTCCTGTTTGCTccagaatagtttttaatttgagAATTCATATGTTAATACATACAGGTGAAAAACCTTATGTTTGCAAATTGTGCAGTGAAAGTTTTATACAACCAAATGCTTTAAAGAGGCACATGTTTAAACATTCTGGAGAAAACCCCCATAAGTGTTGTGTTTGTGATAAACAATTCATTAAACTTTACCGActggaaaatcacctgaaaacaCATTCAGCGAAAAGACCTTTTGAGTGCAATACATGTGGCAAGTTATTTAATAGAttggatgatttaaaaaaacacactctCATTCAATTCAAACAGCGAATTAAATGTACAAAGTCTAGGAGAAGCTTCAAAAGTGAATCCTCTCTGTCAGTACATAGCAAAACTCATAATCTCAGTAGCAAAAGATATTTTGTGTGTGCAACATGTAATCAATGCTACTTTTCGAAAAGTACTTTGGAAGTACATATCAGATACATGCACGCTGAGGGAAGTAAAGATGGTATTGCCACCTTTAACGCTACACTAAAACGCTGTCAACAGTAA
- the LOC124364263 gene encoding E3 ubiquitin-protein ligase lubel-like isoform X1, which yields MLKGLLEETVHELFQRKLRDRTLMQDPNFKWCVKCSSGFIANPRQKRLVCPDCRSVTCASCRKPWEKQHEGLSCEAYAAWLEENNDPETQLNKHLADHGVTCPNCANRYSLSKGGCMHLTCPQCQHEFCVGCAKPFSMGAKCKVSEYCAKLGLHAHHPRNCLFYLRDKEPQLLEKLLEDNNIEYEKEAAKENFRCSVQLQRETPEGLLDSTCGLAVEKAGLCRTHFIEYLVKVIGRHKLDPVAIFDLTEVQQELRRRGKPLPIREGGQTDADYTALCAQVVQEQIPLD from the exons ATGCTGAAGGGCCTGTTGGAGGAGACAGTCCACGAGCTATTCCAGCGCAAACTGCGTGACCGGACACTAATGCAGGATCCCAACTTCAAGTGGTGTGTCAAG tGTTCTTCAGGATTCATTGCCAATCCACGCCAGAAGAGACTTGTCTGCCCTGACTGTCGCTCAGTGACTTGTGCCAGCTGTCGCAAACCC TGGGAGAAGCAACATGAAGGGTTAAGTTGTGAAGCATATGCTGCTTGGCTAGAAGAGAACAACGATCCTGAGACCCAACTCAACAAACACCTCGCAGACCATGGAGTCACCTGCCCTAACTGTGCTAACAG GTACTCACTATCAAAGGGTGGCTGCATGCACTTAACTTGCCCACAATGTCAGCACGAGTTCTGTGTCGGCTGCGCCAAACCATTCTCTATGGGCGCCAAGTGTAAGGTGTCTGAGTACTGCGCCAAACTGGGTCTTCATGCTCACCATCCTCGTAACTGCCTCTTCTATCTACGTGACAAAGAACCTCAGCTACTGGAGAAGCTCTTGGAG GACAACAACATTGAGTATGAGAAAGAGGCGGCCAAGGAGAATTTCCGATGCTCAGTCCAATTGCAACGAGAGACGCCGGAAGGTCTTCTGGACTCCACTTGTGGTCTTGCAGTCGAAAAGGCTGGACTCTGCAG GACTCACTTCATAGAATACCTGGTGAAAGTGATTGGTCGGCATAAGCTGGACCCTGTAGCCATCTTCGATCTAACGGAGGTACAGCAGGAGTTGCGCAGACGTGGCAAGCCTCTGCCAATCAGAGAGGGCGGGCAGACGGACGCGGACTACACGGCTCTCTGCGCGCAG GTAGTGCAAGAGCAGATACCCTTGGACTGA
- the LOC124364263 gene encoding E3 ubiquitin-protein ligase lubel-like isoform X2, which produces MLKGLLEETVHELFQRKLRDRTLMQDPNFKWCVKCSSGFIANPRQKRLVCPDCRSVTCASCRKPWEKQHEGLSCEAYAAWLEENNDPETQLNKHLADHGVTCPNCANRYSLSKGGCMHLTCPQCQHEFCVGCAKPFSMGAKCKVSEYCAKLGLHAHHPRNCLFYLRDKEPQLLEKLLEDNNIEYEKEAAKENFRCSVQLQRETPEGLLDSTCGLAVEKAGLCRKHYVEHLCRIIRHNHLETLWLLTADDLETVVRRHGLRLPSNPYGTPLLHYYNALMEVVQEQIPLD; this is translated from the exons ATGCTGAAGGGCCTGTTGGAGGAGACAGTCCACGAGCTATTCCAGCGCAAACTGCGTGACCGGACACTAATGCAGGATCCCAACTTCAAGTGGTGTGTCAAG tGTTCTTCAGGATTCATTGCCAATCCACGCCAGAAGAGACTTGTCTGCCCTGACTGTCGCTCAGTGACTTGTGCCAGCTGTCGCAAACCC TGGGAGAAGCAACATGAAGGGTTAAGTTGTGAAGCATATGCTGCTTGGCTAGAAGAGAACAACGATCCTGAGACCCAACTCAACAAACACCTCGCAGACCATGGAGTCACCTGCCCTAACTGTGCTAACAG GTACTCACTATCAAAGGGTGGCTGCATGCACTTAACTTGCCCACAATGTCAGCACGAGTTCTGTGTCGGCTGCGCCAAACCATTCTCTATGGGCGCCAAGTGTAAGGTGTCTGAGTACTGCGCCAAACTGGGTCTTCATGCTCACCATCCTCGTAACTGCCTCTTCTATCTACGTGACAAAGAACCTCAGCTACTGGAGAAGCTCTTGGAG GACAACAACATTGAGTATGAGAAAGAGGCGGCCAAGGAGAATTTCCGATGCTCAGTCCAATTGCAACGAGAGACGCCGGAAGGTCTTCTGGACTCCACTTGTGGTCTTGCAGTCGAAAAGGCTGGACTCTGCAG GAAACATTATGTGGAACATTTGTGCCGCATAATTCGTCACAACCACCTGGAAACCTTATGGCTTCTGACAGCTGATGACCTGGAAACTGTGGTCCGTCGACACGGATTACGACTGCCCAGCAACCCCTATGGCACTCCCTTACTGCACTACTACAATGCTCTCATGGAG GTAGTGCAAGAGCAGATACCCTTGGACTGA
- the LOC124364264 gene encoding uncharacterized protein LOC124364264 isoform X2, with the protein MRLRPQKNPKQRIRALMKKDFTTLNNYQQKLVGKLKSKIPANVLIFECHICKKTTEVPMRKSKTETVPEEDDFVAVEEVKKKKKRKKKDVFAGLNASVVQKYKNSLESAVNAKSTKHVSPNVSSKKSAKKLNLKQQVRMHQVLTQSPIVQKKKSSLLANFLNSM; encoded by the exons ATGCGGCTTCGTCCACAAAAGAATCCAAAACAACGAATTCGTGCTTTAATGAAGAAAGATTTCACCACTCTAAATAATTACCAGCAGAAATTAGTTGGGAAGTTGAAAAGCAAGATTCCAGCAAATGTTTTG ATTTTCGAGTGTCACATTTGCAAGAAAACCACTGAGGTACCCATGAGGAAAAGTAAAACCGAAACTGTACCTGAGGAAGATGACTTTGTAGCGGTTGAAGAAgtgaagaagaaaaagaaacGGAAGAAAAAAGACGTTTTCGCTGGGCTGAACGCATCTGTTGTACAGAAGTACAAGAATTCTCTGGAATCAGCTGTGAATGCAAAATCCACAAAACATGTCTCTCCAAATGTTTCTTCCAAAAAGTCAGCCAAGAAACTGAACCTCAAACAGCAAGTCCGTATGCATCAGGTGCTGACACAGTCACCTATTGTCCAGAAAAAGAAATCTTCGCTTTTAGCAAATTTTCTTAACAGTATGTAA
- the LOC124364264 gene encoding uncharacterized protein LOC124364264 isoform X1, whose product MDGNDILRKFNLLNSTFGCQNRSISIIKSNLLFKYKSLVKDEGSDIEIGPSCCKWCLNIWSPGLCSMRLRPQKNPKQRIRALMKKDFTTLNNYQQKLVGKLKSKIPANVLIFECHICKKTTEVPMRKSKTETVPEEDDFVAVEEVKKKKKRKKKDVFAGLNASVVQKYKNSLESAVNAKSTKHVSPNVSSKKSAKKLNLKQQVRMHQVLTQSPIVQKKKSSLLANFLNSM is encoded by the exons atggaTGGTAATGACATTTTAAGGAAgtttaatttgctaaattcaaCATTTGGATGTCAAAACAGAAGCATATCCatcatcaaatcaaatctttt GTTCAAATACAAAAGTTTGGTGAAGGATGAAGGATCTGACATCGAGATTGGTCCATCGTGTTGCAAGTGGTGTTTAAACATTTGGTCTCCAGGCTTGTGTAGCATGCGGCTTCGTCCACAAAAGAATCCAAAACAACGAATTCGTGCTTTAATGAAGAAAGATTTCACCACTCTAAATAATTACCAGCAGAAATTAGTTGGGAAGTTGAAAAGCAAGATTCCAGCAAATGTTTTG ATTTTCGAGTGTCACATTTGCAAGAAAACCACTGAGGTACCCATGAGGAAAAGTAAAACCGAAACTGTACCTGAGGAAGATGACTTTGTAGCGGTTGAAGAAgtgaagaagaaaaagaaacGGAAGAAAAAAGACGTTTTCGCTGGGCTGAACGCATCTGTTGTACAGAAGTACAAGAATTCTCTGGAATCAGCTGTGAATGCAAAATCCACAAAACATGTCTCTCCAAATGTTTCTTCCAAAAAGTCAGCCAAGAAACTGAACCTCAAACAGCAAGTCCGTATGCATCAGGTGCTGACACAGTCACCTATTGTCCAGAAAAAGAAATCTTCGCTTTTAGCAAATTTTCTTAACAGTATGTAA